One region of Armigeres subalbatus isolate Guangzhou_Male chromosome 3, GZ_Asu_2, whole genome shotgun sequence genomic DNA includes:
- the LOC134222492 gene encoding uncharacterized protein K02A2.6-like translates to MTRSKTALALGSLLPGSEQKRILTEKDIADATVKDKQLTEVIDAVETGVWPKHLKQFQVQGNDLITREGLLIKTGCAVIPESIRQETLAVAHSGHPSTAKFKSILRERVWWPGMTKDAEAWVTSCGVCATNGRPERPTPMTRVFAPQTVWETIGIDFNGPYNKFGGVYILVLVDYRSRYVIAKPVRSTSFTHTRKILDEIFEKEGYPQTIKSDNGPPFNGDECKMYCSERGINATFSTPLYPQQNGLAESCMKLVNKAMSAASASGTPYENELSAAVQAYNAATHSVIGVPPEEVMTGPKIRRRLPLLCRGKANFDENLLNAKDLKSKTEAKQREDAKRGSTMSNQTRGHRCCRTSASDESGITV, encoded by the exons ATGACCCGTTCGAAGACGGCGTTAGCCCTTGGGAGCTTACTTCCTGGAAGTGAACAGAAGCGAATTTTAACCGAGAAGGACATTGCAGACGCCACTGTCAAAGATAAACAGCTTACTGAG GTAATAGATGCCGTGGAAACGGGCGTTTGGCCGAAGCACTTGAAGCAGTTTCAGGTGCAAGGAAATGATTTAATCACACGAGAAGGACTGTTGATTAAAACGGGTTGCGCGGTCATACCTGAGAGTATCCGACAGGAAACTTTGGCGGTAGCTCATTCAGGCCATCCATCGACTGCAAAGTTTAAGAGTATTCTCAGAGAACGTGTATGGTGGCCTGGAATGACGAAGGACGCTGAAGCTTGGGTAACATCTTGTGGTGTTTGTGCAACTAACGGAAGGCCCGAACGGCCAACACCCATGACTCGTGTGTTTGCCCCACAAACTGTATGGGAGACCATTGGCATAGATTTCAATGGTCCCTATAACAAATTTGGCGGAGTTTATATTCTAGTTTTAGTGGACTATCGTTCACGATACGTTATCGCTAAGCCCGTGAGATCGACAAGTTTCACGCATACCCGAAAAATCTTggacgaaatttttgaaaaggaAGGCTATCCTCAGACTATAAAATCGGATAATGGGCCTCCATTTAACGGAGATGAATGTAAGATGTACTGCTCAGAGCGTGGCATCAATGCAACTTTCTCCACGCCGTTATATCCCCAACAGAACGGGTTGGCTGAGAGTTGCATGAAGTTGGTGAATAAAGCAATGAGTGCCGCTTCTGCTAGTGGAACACCCTATGAAAATGAACTAAGTGCAGCCGTCCAAGCGTATAACGCAGCTACTCACTCCGTTATCGGAGTACCACCGGAAGAGGTGATGACGGGTCCGAAAATAAGGCGTAGACTACCGCTTCTATGCCGTGGAAAGGCTAATTTCGATGAAAACCTGCTTAATGCTAAAGATCTGAAGTCGAAAACAGAGGCTAAGCAGCGAGAAGATGCGAAACGAGGCTCGACAATGTCGAATCAGACCAGGGGACACCGTTGTTGTAGAACGTCAGCCTCGGATGAAAGCGGAATCACGGTTTGA